A genome region from Vulpes lagopus strain Blue_001 chromosome 7, ASM1834538v1, whole genome shotgun sequence includes the following:
- the PRPF4 gene encoding U4/U6 small nuclear ribonucleoprotein Prp4, whose translation MASSRAASTATKTKAPDDLVAPVVKKPHIYYGSLEEKERERLAKGESGILGKEGLKAGIEAGNINITSGEVFEIEEHISERQAEVLAEFERRKRARQINVSTDDSEVKACLRALGEPITLFGEGPAERRERLRNILSVVGTDALKKTKKDDEKSKKSKEEYQQTWYHEGPNSLKVARLWIANYSLPRAMKRLEEARLHKEIPETTRTSQMQELHKSLRSLNNFCSQIGDDRPISYCHFSPNSKMLATACWSGLCKLWSVPDCNLLHTLRGHNTNVGAIVFHPKSTVSLDQKDVNLASCAADGSVKLWSLDSDEPVADIEGHTVRVARVMWHPSGRFLGTTCYDRSWRLWDLEAQEEILHQEGHSMGVYDIAFHQDGSLAGTGGLDAFGRVWDLRTGRCIMFLEGHLKEIYGINFSPNGYHIATGSGDNTCKVWDLRQRRCVYTIPAHQNLVTGVKFEPIHGNFLLTGAYDNTAKIWTHPGWSPLKTLAGHEGKVMGLDISSDGQLIATCSYDRTFKLWMAE comes from the exons ATGGCTTCCTCACGAGCCGCCTCCACG GCAACCAAAACTAAGGCACCTGATGACTTAGTTGCTCCTGTTGTGAAGAAACCACACATCTATTACGGAAGtttggaagagaaggagagggagcgtCTGGCCAAAGGAGAGTCTGGGATTTTGGGAAAAGAAGGACTTAAAGCTGGAATTGAAGCAGGAAATATTAACATAACCTCTG GAGAGGTGTTTGAAATCGAAGAGCACATCAGTGAACGACAGGCCGAAGTGTTAGCTGAGTTTGAGAGAAGAAAGCGAGCCCGGCAAATCAATGTTTCCACTGATGACTCAGAGGTCAAGGCTTGCCTTAGAGCCTTGGGGGAGCCCATCACACTTTTTGGAGAGGGTCCtgctgaaagaagagaaag GCTGAGAAATATCCTATCAGTGGTTGGTACTGATGCcttaaaaaagaccaaaaaagatgATGAGAAATCTAAGAAGTCCAAAGAAGAG tATCAGCAAACCTGGTATCATGAAGGACCAAACAGCCTGAAGGTTGCTAGACTATGGATTGCTAATTATTCACTGCCCAG GGCAATGAAACGCCTGGAAGAGGCTCGTCTCCATAAAGAAATTCCTGAGACAACTAGGACCTCCCAGATGCAAGAGCTCCACAAATCTCTCCGG tctttgaataATTTCTGCAGTCAGATTGGGGATGATCGGCCTATCTCCTACTGCCACTTTAGTCCTAATTCCAAAATGCTGGCCACAGCTTGTTG GAGTGGGCTTTGCAAGCTCTGGTCAGTTCCCGATTGCAATCTGCTTCACACCCTCCGAG GCCATAACACAAACGTAGGCGCAATTGTATTCCATCCAAAATCCACCGTGTCCTTGGACCAAAAAGATGTCAATCTGGCCTCTTGTGCTGCTGATGGTTCTGTGAAGCTTTGGAGCCTTGACAG TGACGAGCCAGTGGCGGACATTGAAGGCCATACAGTGCGTGTGGCACGTGTAATGTGGCATCCATCAGGACGTTTCTTGGGCACCACCTG CTATGACCGCTCGTGGCGCTTATGGGATTTGGAGGCTCAAGAGGAGATCCTGCATCAGGAAGGCCACAGCATGGGTGTGTATGACATTGCCTTCCATCAAGATGGGTCTTTGGCTGGCACTGG GGGACTGGATGCATTTGGTCGTGTTTGGGACTTGCGCACAGGACGGTGTATCATGTTCCTAGAAGGTCACCTGAAAGAAATCTATGGAATAAATTTCTCCCCCAATGG CTACCACATTGCAACTGGCAGTGGTGACAACACCTGCAAAGTGTGGGACCTTCGACAACGGCGTTGTGTCTATACCATCCCTGCCCATCAGAACTTAGTGACTGGTGTCAAGTTTGAGC CTATCCATGGGAATTTTCTGCTCACTGGTGCTTATGATAACACAGCCAAGATCTGGACCCACCCAGGCTGGTCCCCACTGAAGACTCTGGCTGGCCATGAAGGCAAAGTGATGGGCCTGGACATCTCTTCTGATGGGCAGCTCATAGCCACTTGCTCATATGACAGGACCTTCAAGCTCTGGATGGCTGAATAG